From the genome of Candidatus Sulfotelmatobacter sp.:
TCCTGAGAGATGCGGTTGACTTCGAGGAGCAGCTGCTGCACCTCGGCCTGCAGGTTCGCACGATCGTCGGTCGAGGTCAGGTCGGACGACCCTTCGACGGCCAGCGTGCGGATGCGCTGCAGGATGTCGGTCGTGGTTCCGAGCGCGCCGTCGGCGATTTGCGCCGCGTTGGTCGCGTCCTGGACGTTCTGCGCGCCCTGGTCGAAGCCGTTGACCTGCGACTGCAGGGACTCGGCGATCGCCAGACCGGACGGATCGTCAGCGGCCGAGTTGATGCGGAGACCGCTGGAGAGACGCTGGACCGTCGTGGACAGGTCGGCTTGCGTCTTGTTGAGGTTCAGGCTCGCTTCGTTGGCCAACAGGTTGTTGGCGATTGAGAGCCCGCCGATGCCAGGCATGTAGTTCCTCCATGAATTACGTTCACACGTGTGATGGAAGGGGGCTTCCTACCCCACTCCCGCTATACGTACTTGGTGATCGTCAAATTAGGGTCTGGACTTTAGGTTCTTCACGTTTTTGGGGCCGGCGGCCTGCGCCCCCTTCCCCAGGTCGGCGATACGGGCCCGCTCGGCGGGCTTCGCCGGCTCTCCAGCAGCCGCTCGGTTGGTCCGTTGGATCTCGTCGTAGACCTCGGAACGGTGGACCGGGATCGAGCGCGGGGCTTCGATCCCCAGCTTGACGGTGTCCCGGTCGACGGAGACGACCACGATCCGGACGTCGTCCCCGATCATGATCGCTTGGTTGAGTTTACGACTGAGAACCAGCAACGTCCGGCGCCCTCCGTGGCGGAGAAAGTTGCGCGGTTCCCGGTCGGGCGGTCAGGCTCCCGCCGTAGCCGTCGTCGACGCCTGAGCGGGCGCCGGCGCCTTGCGCGGAACCGGAGTCCGCACCGAGTATCCGCTCCCCTCCAGCGTCACTTGACGGCCGGTCCGAGTGCGCAAGTTCACGATGACGGGAGCCAGCAGGTTCATCGTCATGTCGGACGCGTTCGGACCGACGATCACGATGCCGAGGAAGACGAATTCCTCGGGCCGTTTGAGGTCGAGGGAGCTCACCGCGTATTCCGGCAGCTTCACCTGGTAGTCCGGAAACATGTGGAACGGGTTGCAGGTCGGGAGAGCGACCGAGGGGTCGTCCAGGCTCTGCAGCCAGATGAAGTGTTCTTGCTCTTCGAGGTGCAGGGCCAGGAAGCGCCGGAGGTGGCCGAAGCCCGGGAGGCCCCAAGGGAACGTCAGGACCTCGTCCTCGCGGAAGGTGCACGACCCAAAGCGCGGCAGCTCCATGGTCGTCGTCTCGATCTGCGTGGTATCCACCATCGTCTCCGTCATGTTTTCGCTCACTGCAGGTAGTTGAAGAGCGTTTGTTGTTCGAGCCGCGTCGTCGTCGAGTAGGCGGCCTCGAGGGCGGTCTGCGTCTGGGTGAACGCCGTGGTCGTCGAGGCGACGTTGGTGTCCTCGATGCTCGACTCTACGTTCGTGTTATCGGTCACGTTGCTCTGAAGTTGACTCGCCAGCGAGGTGAGCGTCTGCAAGTTCGCGCCCACTTGCGCGCGCGCCGTCAGCACGACGTTCAAGGTATTGCTGATGTCGCCGAGCTGGGTCGAGATCGGCTGGATCGTATCGCCTTGACCCGCCAGTCCGAGCGCCTCGACCAGATTGCCGCCGTTCGGGGCGTCTTGGACGGTGAACGCGCTGCTGCTGCTCAGCGTGATCTTCTGCGTCTTCGCATCGTATTGCGCGGTCACGCCGCCGTCGGCGGCGGCAGCGTTGTTGATTTGCGCGACGACCGACGTTCCCGCCGGCGGCGGCACGCCGTCGTCGATCGGGGCGTTCGCCGCAATCGGGATGCTCGTGCCGTTGATCTCGATCGTGAAACCACCGCCGCCCGCCACGGGCGCGGTTGCGAAGCTCGAAGCCTGGCTGAGCGTCGTCGGCGCGGGCGCGCCGCCCGTCTGCGGCCCATAGACGACTTGACCCTCGGCGTTCATCGCCTCTTCGCTGGTGTCGGTGTACTGCGGGTTCTCGACCTGATTGCGCAGGTTGATCAGCGTCTGGAAGACGTCCGGCGAACCGTCCGCGGAGTTGTAGTTGAACGCCTGCTGGAACGTCGTCGAGAGCGTGATCACCTGACCGTTGAACAGGATCTGGCCCGAGGATTGCTCGTTCCCCGAGAACGTCACCGACGTCGGCGGATCGCCGACGGCCTGCACCGGCGGCAGCGTGCTGGCTGCGGTGCCGCTGAAGATGTACTGGCCCGAGTACTGGCTGTTCCCGTACGCGATCGCCTGCGAGATCAGGTTGTTGACCTGCGAGACGATCCCCGAGCGGTCGGTACTGGTGAGGCCCGAGTTCGCGGCTTCGACCGCCAGCGAGTTGGCGCTCTGCAAGATCGAGGTCAGCCCGTTGAGGACGCTGTCCGTCTGCGTGAGCTGGTTGGACGCCGCGCTGGCGTTGGTCGACTCGGTCGTCTGCGTCGTGATCGTCTGGTGCAGCTCCAGATCTTCGCCGATCTGCAGCGGATCGTCGCTGGGCTCGTTGAGCGAGATCCCGCTCGAGAGCTCGCCGCCGAGCTGCGCGTACTGCGCGGCCTGGTTGTCGATCGCGGCGGTCTGCTGGGCGTAGATGGTCGAGGTGGCGATGCGCATGCGGCTATCCTGTCGACGACGAGACCATGCCGAGCGCAGTCTGCAAGAGCGTCTCGAGAACGCTCATCGTCTTCGCGGCAGCCTCGTAGGCGTTTTGGTACTGGAGCAGGTTCTGGGTCTCTTCGTCGACGTTGATCCCGTCGACCGACTGGCGCTGTGCGTTGATGCTCGTCGCCAGGTTCGTCTGGGTGGTGGTTCCGGTGGTGGCAGTCGCGGTGTCGTTGCCGAGCTGGGTGACGAGCACGCCGTAGTACGCGCTGAGCGTCTGCGAGGGCGTGCTGGAGATCGAGTAGCCGTTACCGTGGGCGCCCGTCGCCACGAAGCTGATCGCTCCGGTGCTCGGATCGACGCCGGTGACCTGGACGGTCTCGGACGCCGCGACCGTCGGCGGCGCGCCGATCGCCGCGCCGCCGCTGATGGTGAGCAGCTGGCCGACCTGGACGTTCGCGAACTCGCCCGGCGTCGAGGGCAGGACGGTGACCGAACCGGCGGCCGTGATCGGCGACGTCGACTGCGCTTGGAGCGGCGGAATCCCGACCGGCGTCGAGAGCATGGTGATCATCGCGTTCGTCCCGGCGCTGTCGGCCGAGCCCAGCGCGTTGCCGGCACCCTGGGTGACGCCGCTGATCGCGCTCGCGCCCACGATCTGCAGGATCGAGTTGGTCGGTGTTCCGGCCGACCCGGCCTGCGGACCGTTCGAGTCGGTGATCGTGAAGGTCGGCGAGGTCGCGGCCCCGTTGGCGGCCTGTTGGGCCAGCAGCGACTGCCCTTCGTTGGTGGGGTCGCGCGCGAAGACGATGCTCTGGTTGGTGCTGTCCCACGAAGCCGTCACGCCGAGCTGCGCCGCGTTGAAGCTGGTGATGAAGCCGTTGATCGTCGACGAGTTCCCGGTCGCGCCGATGTCGTAGTCGAAGGTCTGGTTGACGCCGTCGACGGTGACGGTCAACTGCCCGGCGGTCGTGGGTGGCGCGCCGACCGCGCCGCCCGTGTACTCGAGCGTGGTGTTGCCAAGGATCGCCGAGGCCGTGTCGATGCTCTGGTTGGCGGCGTTGGCCGAGACGACCTCGCTGCCGGCGTCGGTCGAGGCCAGCGCGGTGGTGACCTGCGAGCCGGCGGTGAGACCGACGCTGATGTTCGAGGCCGTGATCGCCTCGCCGGCGGCGGCCGGCACGAAGAACGCCTGCCCGGGCGTGCCGGTGGTGTCGTACGAGGCCTCGCTCACGCTGTTGACCGTGTTCGCCAGCGCCGAGGCGAAGTTGTTGAGCTGCGTCGCGTACGAGCTCAGGTTGTCGTTGTAGACGTCGACGTACGCGCCGAGCTGCCCGCTCCCGACCGCGACCGGCGTGGGGTCGGCCGGGTCCGGATCGCTCTCCATCCCGATCACCATCTGCGGCTCGCCGTTCGAGCCGGTCGCGACGACCGGCGCGGCCAGATGGTAGACGTTGGTGTCGCTCACCACGGCGATTCCGCCGATCGTCACCAAGGTCGAGCCGTTGGCCTGCACCGAGGTCGACGTCGCCACGTACTGCGAGAGCTGGTCGATGTCGTTGTCGCGTTCGTCCTCGAACGTGTTGGCGTTGGCGCCCACGGCGCTGGCCGCGCGGATCTGCCCGTTGAGCGAGGCGATCTGGTCGAGCAGGCCGTTGACGGTCTGGACCGTCGTGGTCGCCTGCTGCAAGACCGACGACTGCGCGCTCGAGACCGCGGTGCCGACGTCGTTGAGCTTCGAGGTCAGCGCCTGGGCCGAGGTCAGCACGGCGGTTTGGTCGGAGGCCGTGGTCGGGCTCGCCGCCAGCGTCGAGAGCGCGGTCTGGAAGTTCGCGTAGGCCGTGTTGATGCCGCTACTCGGCTCGCCGAACGAAGACTGCACCGAGGTCAGCACCTGCTGCTCGATGGTGTAGTAGTTCTGCGAGGACGACGCCCCGCGGAAGAGCGAGTCGTACGAGTTCTGGTGGATCCGCGTGATCGAGTTGACCACCACGCCGTCGCCGGTCATGCCCGGCGCCGAATACGACGGAGCGCCCGGATTCGAGACGATCGGCGATTGCTGGGTGATGTTCGCGACCTGCCGCGAGGCACCGGTCGTGTCCTCGTTCGCGATGTTGTCGGACGTGACGTTCTCGGCGACCTGGAACGCGTTGAGCGCGCTCCCGGTAACGTTCAGTGCAAAGAAACTCATGCGGCCTCGCGCTCCTGCGGAGCCCGAGCCCACCTCGGCTTCGCCTCGTCAATCGAGATGCGGATCGGTAGTGAACGAATCATGCGCGGCGGCTCACGAGGACGCTCCCGGTGGGTGGGGGGATGATTCCGCGGCGCCGGTAGGTGCCGGTCTGCTCGGTCGAGGCCCGTTGCAGGACCTGAACCGTGCGCGCGAGCCGGTCCATCCCGGCGAGGATCAACGCTTTGTTGTTCTGCACCGTCAGACGCAGCGCGATGCCGCGCGTCGAGAGCGCGTAGACGGTCGCGTAGAGCTTGCGGCGCAGCGCGGGCGGCGCATATGCGCACACCTGGCGCAGGTTGAGCTGCCCGAAGCCGCGGCGCTGCATCGCGATGCGCTGCGCGTAGGCCATGCCGTGCAGGACGCGCTTGGACTCCAGTTGCCGCTCGGCACTGACGATGCGGGCCGGCACGTTCGCCACCAGCGCTTCGGTCAGCGTGAGCGCCGCGTCGCCCAGCTCGCCCAGGAGCCGGTTCTCCTCGAAGATCAGCTCCGAGAAGCGTTGCCACTGGCTCATGCTCGCCCCCCGTCGCGGTCGAAGGGCGGACGGCAGCGCGGCGAGGACCGCGACGGCTGCGCCGAAGGCGAAGCCTCTAGCCGGCCGCGGCCGCCGCCGCCTCGACGATGAGACGTCCTAACAATTTGTCGACGATCTCCTCGGCCGGGACGTAATACTTCCCCTCGGCGATGCGCCGCTGCAGATCGCTCACCAGCTCCGGCCGGTAGAACGGCTCCATCGTGGCGGCAAAGAACGATGCGGCCAGGGATTGCGCGGCTTCCGAACGCTCGAACGAGTCGGCCGTATCGAAGGCTACCGTCGCGACGGTGTTCTTCCGTTTCACCGCCCGATAGGCGGTCAGCGCGGAGCGGATCTCCGCCCGACTGATGATCATGGATCGATACGCCTCGCTTCGCTCGCGCTTCCTTGCTATAGGCCGTATCGTCGGCTGGTGAGCCGGACTTTAGGGCGAGCGCGAGCCAATCGGCGTTCACGGGTTCTCCTCCTGCACCGGAGCCTTGGCTTCGGTGCTGGAGTTGGCGAGGACGCTGCTGCGCAGCTGCTGCTCGAGCACCTTGGCGATGCCGAGCGACCCCGTCTTGGCCAGCTCGTCGGAGCGCTGCTGGTCGAGCATCTCCGTCCACGTTTGTTCGGCAGCGGACGTTTTGCCGGTCAGTGAGACCTCAGGCGCCGTTTTCCGCATCTCGGTGAAGAGCATGTTGACGAACAGCGACTCCATCTGCTGCGCGACCTTGTGCAGCTTCTGGAGCGCCTGCTGCTGCTGCGCCGTGAGCGGCGCCTGGGCGGCGAGGCTCTGGGCGGAGGGCGGCAGCTTCTCGAGCGACATCAGATGATCTCCACGTCGGCCTGCAGCGAGCCGGCGTCGCGCAGCGCCTGCACGATCGAGATGAGGTCGCGCGGTGAGACGCCGATCGTGTTGAGCGCCCGCACGACTTGCATCAGCGTCGGGGCGCCCGAGACGTAGATCAGCTTCCTGGTCCCGGTCTGGCTGGCGGTGACGGTCGTGTTCGTCTGCACCGGCGGCTGGGTGCGCGAGAACGGCGCGGCCGGCACGACGGTGTTGTTCGTCGCGATCGTGATCG
Proteins encoded in this window:
- the csrA gene encoding carbon storage regulator CsrA, with the protein product MLVLSRKLNQAIMIGDDVRIVVVSVDRDTVKLGIEAPRSIPVHRSEVYDEIQRTNRAAAGEPAKPAERARIADLGKGAQAAGPKNVKNLKSRP
- a CDS encoding flagellar assembly protein FliW, coding for MDTTQIETTTMELPRFGSCTFREDEVLTFPWGLPGFGHLRRFLALHLEEQEHFIWLQSLDDPSVALPTCNPFHMFPDYQVKLPEYAVSSLDLKRPEEFVFLGIVIVGPNASDMTMNLLAPVIVNLRTRTGRQVTLEGSGYSVRTPVPRKAPAPAQASTTATAGA
- the flgL gene encoding flagellar hook-associated protein FlgL gives rise to the protein MRIATSTIYAQQTAAIDNQAAQYAQLGGELSSGISLNEPSDDPLQIGEDLELHQTITTQTTESTNASAASNQLTQTDSVLNGLTSILQSANSLAVEAANSGLTSTDRSGIVSQVNNLISQAIAYGNSQYSGQYIFSGTAASTLPPVQAVGDPPTSVTFSGNEQSSGQILFNGQVITLSTTFQQAFNYNSADGSPDVFQTLINLRNQVENPQYTDTSEEAMNAEGQVVYGPQTGGAPAPTTLSQASSFATAPVAGGGGFTIEINGTSIPIAANAPIDDGVPPPAGTSVVAQINNAAAADGGVTAQYDAKTQKITLSSSSAFTVQDAPNGGNLVEALGLAGQGDTIQPISTQLGDISNTLNVVLTARAQVGANLQTLTSLASQLQSNVTDNTNVESSIEDTNVASTTTAFTQTQTALEAAYSTTTRLEQQTLFNYLQ
- the flgK gene encoding flagellar hook-associated protein FlgK, which translates into the protein MSFFALNVTGSALNAFQVAENVTSDNIANEDTTGASRQVANITQQSPIVSNPGAPSYSAPGMTGDGVVVNSITRIHQNSYDSLFRGASSSQNYYTIEQQVLTSVQSSFGEPSSGINTAYANFQTALSTLAASPTTASDQTAVLTSAQALTSKLNDVGTAVSSAQSSVLQQATTTVQTVNGLLDQIASLNGQIRAASAVGANANTFEDERDNDIDQLSQYVATSTSVQANGSTLVTIGGIAVVSDTNVYHLAAPVVATGSNGEPQMVIGMESDPDPADPTPVAVGSGQLGAYVDVYNDNLSSYATQLNNFASALANTVNSVSEASYDTTGTPGQAFFVPAAAGEAITASNISVGLTAGSQVTTALASTDAGSEVVSANAANQSIDTASAILGNTTLEYTGGAVGAPPTTAGQLTVTVDGVNQTFDYDIGATGNSSTINGFITSFNAAQLGVTASWDSTNQSIVFARDPTNEGQSLLAQQAANGAATSPTFTITDSNGPQAGSAGTPTNSILQIVGASAISGVTQGAGNALGSADSAGTNAMITMLSTPVGIPPLQAQSTSPITAAGSVTVLPSTPGEFANVQVGQLLTISGGAAIGAPPTVAASETVQVTGVDPSTGAISFVATGAHGNGYSISSTPSQTLSAYYGVLVTQLGNDTATATTGTTTQTNLATSINAQRQSVDGINVDEETQNLLQYQNAYEAAAKTMSVLETLLQTALGMVSSSTG
- a CDS encoding flagellar biosynthesis anti-sigma factor FlgM translates to MIISRAEIRSALTAYRAVKRKNTVATVAFDTADSFERSEAAQSLAASFFAATMEPFYRPELVSDLQRRIAEGKYYVPAEEIVDKLLGRLIVEAAAAAAG
- a CDS encoding rod-binding protein, producing the protein MSLEKLPPSAQSLAAQAPLTAQQQQALQKLHKVAQQMESLFVNMLFTEMRKTAPEVSLTGKTSAAEQTWTEMLDQQRSDELAKTGSLGIAKVLEQQLRSSVLANSSTEAKAPVQEENP